A segment of the Acidobacteriota bacterium genome:
GCCGAGGACCGCGCCCGGGCAGCCCTGGACCGCCTCCTCGAATCCATCCAGCCGGTGAACTGAGAGAAGACGATGGTGCTCTCCATGGAACTTCCTTGCTTCGGGAAAAGCACGAACGTTCGCTCTTTGGGCAACTCGGTGCTCATCCTATTCGTTCTCTTCGCGGCCTTCCCCGGCGGCCCACTATGGTGTGATGAATCGGAGACCGCGCCCGCCGAGGACTCCTTGGAGGCCATTCCCAATCCTTTGGAAGCCACCGTCGCCATGGGTACCTGGGCACGGCAAAGGACCCGCGGCCTCACCGACCGTCTTCAGCGACTCCAAGCTCTCCACCGACCCTTTGTGCGCCCCGGACCGGCTTTCATCGAGGAGATCACCGGCCCCACCCCCACTGCCCGTCAGGCCTTCGAGACCCGCCGCTCCGACTGTGTCGGGTTTGCTCTGCTCCTCTCCAGCCTGGCGCGGGAGCTGGACATCGAGCTGCGCTTCGTCCTCGCCGGACAGGTCGCGACGACGGACCGCTCCGGTACCTTGGAAATCCAGCGGGGACATCTGGCGGTGCTCTTCGAGGGACGGGTCTTCGATCTCGCCGGCGAGGAAGCCTACGATCCGCAGCGGCATTGGACCATCAGCCGACGCACCGCCTTGGCCCTCTACCACTCCAACCGTGGCGCCCAGCGCCTGGCCCAGGGCTCCGCCGCCGAGGCGGTGGAAATCCTTTGGCGAGCGCTGCGGCTAGACCCCTCCTTGGGTACCGTCTGGAGCAACCTCGGGGTCGCTTTGCGGCGCTCCGGAGATACCGCCGGAGCGGTGCTCGCCCACGAGATGGCCCTGCGTATCGATCCCGCCGACCCCGGAGCTCGGAGGAACCTGGGCATCGCCTGCGCCGAGCCCCTCACTGACTAGTCCCCGGCATCATCTCTTCCCGTCGGAACGCCAAGGGCCCGGGGTAGTGACTGCGCTGTCGACCCTAACGCCAGCCCTCCCGCTCCACCGCCCGGTTGATGTGGGCCACGTGATGCCGTCCGTGCCAGGCGTAGGTACCGACGGTGTGGGCCAGGGAGACGGTGCCCCACTCGGGGTGGACGAACTCCCGCTGCAGCTCCTGAGGTCCCAAGGAACGCAGCAGCACCGTCCACTTGGCGTGTAGCAGGCGTAGGAATTCGAGACTGGTGGCGACGGGAGTGAGGCGGGTGTCCGGCAGCTCCGCCCAGGCCGCCTCGTCGTAGGCCTTGATGGTCGGCCGATCCTCGGTGAGGGTCCACTTGAAGCGGACATAGGCGTTCAGATGACTGTCCGGCACGTGATGGACGACCTGGCGGATGGTCCACCCCTCAGGTCGGTAGGGGGTGTCCAGCTGGGCATCCGTCAGCCCCACCACTGCCGCCGCCAGCTGCCCCGGCAGCGCCTCGATGTGGCCGATCCAGCCTTCGAGCTCTTCGTCCGTCACCGCCCCGGAATGCTCGAACCGGCCGATGGGGTATCGCAAATCGTTCATCGCAGCTCCTCGTAGTTGGTCGTGGCCTCAGGATGCTATCCCGAGACGCCGCACCGGAACCCAGTTGGTGTTTACGCCGGGAGCAGCGCGATATGATCGCAGCGCTCAAGCTCCGACCAGAAAGTAGGCTCGCCGTTGAACGACATCTCCCCGATGCCGAGCGCTGCGGGGTCCGTCCAGGACCT
Coding sequences within it:
- a CDS encoding transglutaminase domain-containing protein, with product MLILFVLFAAFPGGPLWCDESETAPAEDSLEAIPNPLEATVAMGTWARQRTRGLTDRLQRLQALHRPFVRPGPAFIEEITGPTPTARQAFETRRSDCVGFALLLSSLARELDIELRFVLAGQVATTDRSGTLEIQRGHLAVLFEGRVFDLAGEEAYDPQRHWTISRRTALALYHSNRGAQRLAQGSAAEAVEILWRALRLDPSLGTVWSNLGVALRRSGDTAGAVLAHEMALRIDPADPGARRNLGIACAEPLTD
- a CDS encoding putative metal-dependent hydrolase; protein product: MNDLRYPIGRFEHSGAVTDEELEGWIGHIEALPGQLAAAVVGLTDAQLDTPYRPEGWTIRQVVHHVPDSHLNAYVRFKWTLTEDRPTIKAYDEAAWAELPDTRLTPVATSLEFLRLLHAKWTVLLRSLGPQELQREFVHPEWGTVSLAHTVGTYAWHGRHHVAHINRAVEREGWR